A genomic window from Melanotaenia boesemani isolate fMelBoe1 chromosome 15, fMelBoe1.pri, whole genome shotgun sequence includes:
- the gng3 gene encoding guanine nucleotide-binding protein G(I)/G(S)/G(O) subunit gamma-3: MKGDTPVNSTMSVGQARKLVEQLKIEASFCRIKVSKAAADLMAYCDAHVCDDPLITPVPTSENPFREKKFFCALL; this comes from the exons ATGAAAGGAGATACCCCAGTGAACAGCACCATGAGTGTCGGACAAGCCAGGAAACTGGTGGAACAACTGAAGATTGAGGCTAGTTTCTGCAGGATAAAG GTATCAAAGGCAGCAGCCGACCTGATGGCGTACTGCGACGCACACGTCTGCGATGACCCCCTCATCACCCCTGTGCCCACCTCAGAAAACCCTTTCAGGGAGAAGAAGTTCTTCTGCGCTCTGCTTTGA
- the banf1 gene encoding barrier-to-autointegration factor, which produces MSSTSQKHKDFVAEPMGEKPVMALAGIGEVLGKRLEEKGFDKAYVVLGQFLVLKKDEELFRDWLKDTCGANAKQQGDCYGCLKEWCDAFL; this is translated from the exons ATGTCGTCAACATCCCAAAAACATAAAGACTTTGTGGCTGAGCCCATGGGTGAGAAACCTGTGATGGCTCTTGCTGGCATTGGAGAGGTCCTTGGAAAAAGGCTGGAGGAAAAGGGTTTTGATAAG GCATATGTTGTCCTCGGGCAGTTTCTTGTGCTCAAGAAAGATGAGGAGCTTTTCCGAGACTGGTTGAAAGATACCTGTGGTGCAAATGCCAAACAGCAAGGTGACTGCTATGGCTGTCTCAAAGAATGGTGCGACGCTTTCTTATAA
- the prdx5 gene encoding peroxiredoxin-5, mitochondrial, whose translation MLSITLSLFKTTRVVQSVRLLHVSPIIKMPIQVGEHLPAVEVQEGEPGNKVSMDQLFKGKKGVLFAVPGAFTPGCSKTHLPGFVQQAEDLRSKGIQEVACVSVNDAFVMAAWGKEHGADGKVRMLADPTGAFTQAVDLLLDSDQIVAVLGNKRSKRYSMLVEDGLVKKINVEPDGTGLTCSLASNILAEL comes from the exons ATGCTCTCCATTACACTCTCTCTCTTTAAAACCACCCGAGTCGTCCAGTCTGTCAGGCTGCTGCACGTTTCTCCGATCATCAAAATGCCAATTCAG GTTGGTGAACATCTTCCTGCTGTGGAGGTTCAGGAAGGGGAGCCAGGTAACAAGGTGTCGATGGATCAACTCTTTAAGGGTAAAAAGGGAGTTCTCTTTGCTGTACCTGGAGCTTTTACCCCTGGCTGCTCCAAG actCACCTCCCAGGTTTTGTGCAGCAAGCTGAGGACTTGAGGAGTAAAGGTATACAGGAAGttgcatgtgtttctgtcaaTGACGCATTTGTCATGGCTGCATGGGGAAAGGAGCATGGAGCCGATGGCAAG GTTCGAATGCTGGCTGATCCCACTGGGGCATTTACACAG GCAGTTGACCTGTTACTTGATAGTGATCAGATTGTGGCGGTGCTGGGAAACAAGCGATCCAAGAG ATATTCTATGCTGGTGGAAGATGGTCTGGTGAAGAAGATCAACGTAGAGCCTGATGGCACTGGGCTGACGTGCAGTCTCGCCTCCAACATTCTGGCTGAGCTGTAG